Proteins from a genomic interval of Stenotrophomonas maltophilia:
- a CDS encoding acyl-CoA thioesterase, whose translation MPLTILPRFSEVDVLGHVTNTALPVWFEEGRQEIFRHFSREASMRDLALILRRYEIDFLQQIQAGHEVRIETRIESIGRSSLSIVQQAFQFEALVASGHCVMVHFDYTTNASREIDAEQRQALSGLFTEEYALSLRETSARAAEA comes from the coding sequence ATGCCACTGACGATCCTTCCGCGCTTCTCCGAAGTGGATGTACTCGGCCACGTCACCAACACCGCCCTGCCCGTCTGGTTCGAGGAAGGTCGCCAGGAGATCTTCCGGCATTTCAGCCGCGAGGCCAGCATGCGCGATCTGGCGCTGATCCTGCGCCGCTACGAGATCGACTTCCTGCAGCAGATACAGGCGGGGCACGAAGTGCGCATCGAGACCCGGATCGAGAGCATCGGCCGCTCGTCGCTGTCGATCGTGCAGCAGGCGTTCCAGTTCGAGGCCCTGGTGGCCAGCGGGCACTGCGTGATGGTGCATTTCGACTACACGACCAACGCCTCGCGCGAGATCGATGCGGAGCAGCGCCAGGCATTGTCGGGGCTGTTCACCGAGGAATATGCGCTGTCGCTGCGGGAAACGAGCGCGCGCGCCGCCGAGGCCTGA
- the rimK gene encoding 30S ribosomal protein S6--L-glutamate ligase, protein MKLAILSRNSSLYSTRRLVEAARARGHTVRILDPLRCYMRIAADGFSMHYKGRPMTGVDMVIPRIGASITRYGTAVLRQFELMGARTPNPSDAILRSRDKLRAHQLLAAKGIDMPVTVFGDNPDDTVDLLSMLGPPPHVVKLNEGTQGRGVILTEKASASRGIVEALRGLYANFLMQEFIGEAKGADLRCFVVGDQVVASMQRQAPEGDFRSNLHAGGTAVAAKASRAEQQVAVRSAKALGLSVCGVDLIRSARGPLVLEVNSTPGLEGIEAACGVDVATRIIEHVEKLKKP, encoded by the coding sequence ATGAAGCTCGCCATCCTGTCCCGCAACAGCTCCCTGTATTCCACCCGTCGGCTGGTCGAGGCGGCACGCGCGCGCGGCCATACTGTGCGCATCCTCGACCCGCTGCGCTGCTACATGCGCATTGCCGCCGATGGCTTCTCGATGCACTACAAGGGCCGGCCGATGACCGGCGTGGACATGGTCATCCCGCGCATCGGTGCCTCGATCACCCGCTACGGCACCGCCGTGCTGCGGCAGTTCGAGCTGATGGGCGCGCGCACACCCAATCCCTCCGACGCGATCCTGCGTTCGCGCGACAAGCTGCGCGCGCACCAGCTGCTGGCGGCCAAGGGCATCGACATGCCGGTCACCGTGTTCGGCGACAACCCCGACGACACCGTCGACCTGCTGTCCATGCTCGGTCCGCCCCCGCACGTGGTGAAGCTCAACGAAGGCACCCAGGGCCGCGGCGTGATCCTCACCGAGAAGGCCAGCGCCTCGCGCGGCATTGTCGAGGCCCTGCGCGGGTTGTACGCCAACTTCCTGATGCAGGAGTTCATCGGCGAAGCCAAGGGAGCCGATCTGCGCTGCTTCGTGGTCGGTGATCAGGTGGTGGCCTCGATGCAGCGACAGGCGCCGGAAGGGGACTTCCGCTCCAACCTGCATGCCGGTGGCACCGCCGTGGCCGCCAAGGCCAGCCGCGCCGAGCAGCAGGTCGCTGTGCGTTCGGCCAAGGCGCTGGGCCTTTCGGTGTGCGGGGTGGACCTGATCCGCTCCGCACGTGGCCCGCTGGTGCTGGAGGTCAACTCCACGCCGGGGCTGGAAGGGATCGAGGCCGCCTGCGGGGTGGACGTGGCCACGCGCATCATCGAACACGTCGAGAAGCTTAAAAAGCCCTGA
- a CDS encoding response regulator transcription factor — protein MRILVIEDNSDIAANLGDYLEDRGHTVDFAADGVTGLHLAVVHEFDAIVLDLNLPGMDGIEVCRKLRNEARKQTPVLMLTARDSLDNKLAGFDSGADDYLIKPFALQEVEVRLNALSRRGKGVQTRVLETGDLEYNLDTLEVRRQGKLLQLNPTALKILQALMEAAPAVVTRQELETRVWGEELPDSDSLRVHIHGLRAVVDKPFEVPLIQTRHGIGYRIATPEA, from the coding sequence GTGAGAATCCTGGTAATCGAAGACAACAGCGACATTGCGGCCAACCTGGGCGACTATCTGGAGGACCGGGGGCATACGGTGGACTTCGCGGCTGACGGGGTCACCGGCCTGCATCTGGCCGTGGTGCACGAGTTCGACGCGATCGTGCTGGATCTCAACCTGCCAGGCATGGACGGCATCGAAGTCTGCCGCAAGCTGCGCAATGAAGCGCGCAAGCAGACCCCGGTGCTGATGCTGACGGCCCGCGATTCGCTGGACAACAAGCTGGCCGGCTTCGATTCCGGTGCCGATGACTACCTGATCAAGCCGTTCGCGCTGCAGGAAGTGGAAGTGCGTCTGAACGCCCTGTCGCGCCGCGGCAAGGGCGTGCAGACCCGCGTGCTGGAAACCGGCGATCTGGAGTACAACCTGGACACGCTGGAAGTTCGCCGCCAGGGCAAGCTGCTGCAGCTCAACCCGACCGCACTGAAGATCCTGCAGGCGCTGATGGAAGCGGCGCCGGCGGTGGTGACCCGCCAGGAACTGGAAACCCGCGTGTGGGGCGAGGAACTGCCCGACTCGGATTCGCTGCGCGTGCATATCCATGGCCTGCGTGCGGTGGTCGACAAGCCGTTTGAAGTGCCGCTGATCCAGACCCGCCATGGCATCGGATACCGCATCGCCACCCCGGAAGCCTGA
- a CDS encoding DUF805 domain-containing protein — protein sequence MIAALVPIRRCFDFSGRSDRREFWSYSLLAGFVMAVSYSVMDRGYWLVGYLSFDWETSEILWKLGWVMTVCAVIVFLPPMLALTVRRLHDIDESGWYTVIAFIPLGVFVLFPVMLLPGSEEENRFGAVPGMQDD from the coding sequence ATGATCGCTGCACTTGTGCCCATCAGGCGATGCTTTGATTTTTCCGGACGATCCGACCGGAGGGAGTTCTGGTCGTATTCGCTGCTTGCCGGGTTCGTGATGGCGGTGAGCTACAGCGTGATGGATCGCGGTTACTGGCTGGTCGGCTACCTGTCGTTCGATTGGGAAACGTCCGAGATCCTGTGGAAGCTGGGATGGGTCATGACCGTCTGCGCTGTCATCGTCTTCCTGCCTCCGATGCTGGCCCTGACCGTGCGGAGATTGCACGATATCGACGAGTCAGGCTGGTACACCGTGATCGCGTTCATTCCGTTGGGGGTGTTCGTCCTCTTTCCGGTCATGCTGCTTCCCGGGAGCGAGGAAGAGAATCGATTCGGTGCAGTTCCGGGGATGCAGGATGATTGA
- a CDS encoding sensor histidine kinase, with the protein MASDTASPPRKPDSVAAKGERRRTPYRRRLRSRIIVSFVLLGFCLTTLFAFATNWARLRVENQLVEELMNRNIDEYARRYYEHPGHNPDAPVLQIRAYAYSKDKFDRVREERAQWAGFSDGIHSVSGDEHGEPYSYKLAVRKTPDAWFFLAYDMTDSVRGGKQLNRALVLSVLVFSVLSLVLGWWSASKVMKPVSDLAARLRAYRGGTSDPEPLAPRFPDDEVGQLAQALDDYSSRLTEVVQRDREFNADVSHELRTPLAVIRGATELLLTRPGLDEKVLQRLQRIQRAEQQCSDLIGALLLLSRNERGQGTSNVARVAEQLLDAHRAQLGGKPLELLLEGERNLVIDAPEAALSVALGNLIGNAVKYSQDGEVRVFVGTNSVSVTDSGPGLSEEDAAKLFQRGYRGTHAGHSQGGGIGLSIVSRLCDLYGWQVSVRPGGERGVIATLTFSPKPL; encoded by the coding sequence ATGGCATCGGATACCGCATCGCCACCCCGGAAGCCTGATTCCGTGGCAGCCAAGGGGGAGCGCCGGCGCACGCCATACAGGCGGCGCCTGCGCAGCCGCATCATCGTCTCGTTCGTGTTGTTGGGCTTCTGCCTGACAACACTGTTCGCGTTCGCCACCAACTGGGCCCGCCTGCGCGTGGAAAACCAGCTGGTGGAAGAGCTGATGAACCGCAACATCGACGAGTACGCGCGGCGCTACTACGAACACCCGGGCCACAACCCGGACGCGCCGGTGCTGCAGATCCGTGCGTATGCCTATTCCAAGGACAAGTTCGACCGGGTGCGCGAAGAACGCGCGCAGTGGGCGGGCTTCTCCGATGGCATCCACAGCGTCAGCGGCGACGAACACGGCGAACCCTATTCCTACAAGCTGGCCGTGCGGAAGACGCCCGACGCCTGGTTCTTCCTCGCCTATGACATGACCGACAGCGTGCGCGGTGGCAAGCAGCTCAACCGCGCGCTGGTGTTGTCGGTGCTGGTGTTCAGCGTACTGTCGCTGGTGCTGGGCTGGTGGTCGGCATCGAAGGTGATGAAGCCAGTGTCGGACCTGGCCGCGCGGCTGCGTGCGTACCGTGGCGGTACCAGTGATCCCGAGCCCTTGGCGCCGCGCTTTCCCGATGACGAGGTGGGGCAGCTGGCACAGGCGCTGGACGACTATTCCTCGCGGCTGACCGAAGTGGTGCAGCGCGACCGAGAGTTCAATGCAGACGTCAGCCATGAACTGCGCACGCCGCTGGCGGTGATCCGCGGTGCCACCGAGCTGCTGCTGACCCGGCCCGGCCTGGACGAGAAGGTGCTGCAGCGCCTGCAGCGCATCCAGCGTGCCGAGCAGCAGTGCAGCGACCTGATCGGTGCGCTGCTGCTGCTGTCGCGCAACGAGCGAGGGCAGGGCACCAGCAACGTGGCCCGCGTGGCCGAGCAGCTGCTGGATGCGCACCGCGCGCAGCTGGGCGGCAAGCCGCTGGAGCTGCTGCTGGAAGGCGAGCGCAACCTGGTGATCGATGCGCCCGAAGCGGCGCTGTCGGTGGCACTGGGCAACCTGATCGGCAACGCGGTGAAGTACTCGCAGGACGGCGAGGTACGCGTGTTCGTCGGCACCAATTCGGTGTCGGTAACCGACAGCGGCCCGGGCCTGAGCGAGGAAGATGCGGCCAAGCTGTTCCAGCGCGGCTACCGCGGCACGCACGCCGGCCATTCGCAGGGTGGCGGCATCGGCCTGTCGATCGTCAGCCGTCTGTGCGACCTGTACGGCTGGCAGGTGAGCGTGCGCCCCGGTGGCGAGCGCGGCGTGATCGCCACGCTGACGTTCTCGCCGAAACCCTTGTAA